The Aneurinibacillus migulanus genome contains the following window.
CTGTTCCGCGATTATCTGGACGGACACGATTTCCTTGAAGTGGAAACACCGATGCTAATTAGGAGTTCGCCAGAAGGGGCACGTGATTATCTCGTTCCAAGCCGTGTGAATCCAGGAGAGTTCTTTGCACTGCCGCAATCACCACAAATCTTCAAGCAACTCTTAATGGTAGCAGGTTATGAGCGCTATTTCCAAATCGTTCGCTGCTTCCGTGATGAAGATCTGCGTGCTGACCGTCAACCGGAATTCACTCAGGTCGATATTGAGACATCGTTCCTTAACATGGAAGATTTACTTGCCATGATGGAAGAGATGATGGCGAAATTGTGCAAAGAAGTACTGGATGTAACGATTGAGAAGCCGTTCCAGCGCCTGACGTATGCGGAAGCGATGAACCGTTATGGTTCAGACAAGCCGGACTTGCGCTTCGGTATGGAGCTTGTGGATATCGGTGATATCGCTGAGAATTGCGGTTTCCAGGTATTTAACAGCGTAGTGAAAAAAGGCGGTCAAGTAAAAGGCATCAACGTAAAGGGATGTGCACATTATTCCCGCAAAGATGTGGATGAGCTAATGAAGTTCGCAGCCCGCTATGGTGCAAAAGGACTTGCATGGATGGCATTTAAAGATGATGAAATAAAAGGACCAATCGCAAAATTCTTCACTGAAGAAGAAGTCGCCATAATAAAAGAGCGCATGCAGGTAGAAAACAATGATTTGTTGCTATTCGTGGCGGATAAACCGAAGGTCGTAGCGGACTCCCTAGGCGCATTACGCTCGAAATTCGGTAAAGAGCTCGGCCTTATCGATGAAAGCAAATTTGCATTCGCATGGGTTGTAGACTTTCCTCTGGTAGAATGGGATGAAGATGCGAAACGCTATGTGGCACTGCACCATCCGTTCACCCGTCCGCGTCCGGAAGATGTCCATCTGTTTGACACAGATCCGGGACAAATCCGTGCTCAGGCATATGATATGGTGCTTAATGGCTTCGAAATCGGCGGAGGAAGCATGCGGATTTACAAGCGTGATGTACAGGAAAAAATGTTCAAAGCGCTTGGTCTTAGTCAGGAGGAAGCCCAGGAGAAATTCGGTTATCTGCTTGACGCGTTCGAATATGGTACGCCTCCGCATGGCGGCATTGCGTTCGGTCTTGATCGCATTATTATGATTTTAGCTGGTCGTAGTAGTTTGCGTGACACAATCGCATTCCCGAAAACAGCGAGTGCGCGTGATGTTATGTCAAATGCACCAAGTTTGGTTGATGATAAACAGCTGGAAGAATTATCTATACGAGTCGTTATGCCGAAGAAATCGGATGAGAAGTAAGTTGCTTGGTAATTATTAGTAAAAATTGGGCCAAATGTACCTCTTGAAATCGTTTTCAAGATTGTGTAATATAAAAACACGATAAGTTTAGAACCCTGCGATGTACGTGAGATGCCGTTTGTTTTGTACCAACACTAACAAAACGGGAATTTGGAGTCTCGTCACAGCGCAGAAGCCGCCCTGTCTTGAGTGGACCTGCAAAGTGCCGGGCAGAACTCCCACCTGCGAGAGCAGGTTCAAAACACTGGCATCACGGCATTACCGGGGTTCTTTACTATTATCATGGAATTAATACCAAGGCCCGCAGATTTGAATTTCTGCGGGTTTTTTCAATGGATAAGAAAGCTTTTTTAGCAAAAAAGGGTACATAATTGAAAGAAGCGCTTTTATTTTAAATCCAGATAAAAAGGAGAAGGTTATGCTGCACCAATTCTCACGCACAGAACTTGCGGTCGGCCGCGAGGGAATCGAACTGTTTAAGAATAGTACTGTGGCCGTATTAGGTGTCGGCGGAGTCGGGTCGTTCACGGTCGAGTCGCTTGCCCGTACTGGCGTTGGAAAGCTTATTCTCATTGATAAAGACGATGTGGACATTACAAACTGCAATCGTCAGCTTCCGGCAACGCTGGAGACGGTCGGACAGCAGAAAGTTGAAATTATGAAGCAGCGCATTGCGACGATTAATCCGGAATGTGAAGTCGTTACGCTTAAAATGTTCTATAACGAGGAAACGTATGAGCAGCTCTTTGAACATAAGCTTGATTACGTAGCAGATGCGATGGATACGATTTCCGCCAAATTGCATTTGATTTTGCAATGCCGGGAGCGAGGCATTCCGCTCATCAGTAGCATGGGAGCAGCTAATAAGCTTGATCCTACCCGTTTTCAAGTAGCCGATCTGTTCGATACGTCGTACGATCCGATTGCTAAAGTGCTGCGTCGCGAGCTACGTAAGAAAGGCATTAAGAAAGGGATTAAGGTCGTATATTCGACAGAAGCTCCCATCCTGGCACGCGAAGAAGTGCTGCAGGACGTCGTACAAAATCCCGATTCTCCGATTCGCAAAGCGACGCGTCCTCCAGCTAGTGTAGCGTTTGTGCCGTCAGTTGCCGGTCTTATCATGACAAGTGTTATTGTGCGTGATTTGCTGGAAAAAGCGGGAATTGAAGTGTTACGCGACGACTAATCAATCTGTAATCCAAAAGCATAAGTAAAGGATGCTGATTCAATGTGGCATCCTTTACTTATGCTTATTTATCTACTATAATTACTAAGATTTAGGTATATGCACGGAAAGAAGGAGGACGGCGTATGGATTTGTTCTCTTACGTTGATGAAGAAGAACGGGAGCGCGGCCAAAGTAGGCACCAGCCGCTCGCAGATCGGATGCGTCCGCGTACATTGGATGAATTTGTCGGTCAGACGCATATTCTTGGCGAAGGAAAACTGCTGCGCCGAGCGATCGAAGCAGATCAAATTTCCTCGCTGATTTTTCATGGCCCTCCGGGAACCGGCAAAACGACGCTGGCCCGTATCATTGCTCGTACAACGAAGACTCATTTTACCGATATTAATGCGGTAACGGCAGGTGTGGCTGACATTCGGCGGGTCGTGGACGAGGCTAAGCAGTACCGTGAGATGTACGGACAGGGAACCACATTGTTTGTAGATGAAATTCATCGATTCAATAAATCACAACAGGATGCGTTACTCCCGTATGTAGAAGATGGAACAATACGGCTTATTGGCGCAACGACGGAGAATCCTTTTTTTGAGGTGAATGCAGCGCTGTTGTCTCGTTCCCAATTGTTTCAATTGCAGGCGCTTAGTATGGAAGAATTAAGTGGGGTTATCGATAGGGCGCTCAGCGACAAAGAGCGTGGGTACGGAGAGCTGCCTGTCACGATGGAGGATGCGGCACGCAATCATTTAATTCGTTATGCAGAAGGCGATAGTCGCCGTCTGTTGAATGCCCTGGAACTTGCTGTCGCCACTACGCCAAGAAGCAAGGATGGAGAGGTGCGTATCACGCTTGATGTGGCAGTTGATTCCATTCAGCGGCGTGCCGTACGATATGATAAGACGGGAGACAATCATTACGATACGATTTCCGCCTATATTAAATCGATTCGGGGTTCTGATCCAGATGCGGCTCTATACTGGCTGGCCCGTATGATTGATGCGGGAGAAGATCCGCGTTTTATC
Protein-coding sequences here:
- the aspS gene encoding aspartate--tRNA ligase: MEFKQRSVFCGTLRKSDVGSEVTLNGWVQKRRDLGGVIFVDLRDRSGLVQVVFNPEINAEAHTIGDKVRTEYVISVKGKVVERDPETINPNMSTGEIEVQVSEIEIINQAKTPPFFIEDDIDVDEQVRLKYRYLDLRRPEMYRTMALRHKVTKLFRDYLDGHDFLEVETPMLIRSSPEGARDYLVPSRVNPGEFFALPQSPQIFKQLLMVAGYERYFQIVRCFRDEDLRADRQPEFTQVDIETSFLNMEDLLAMMEEMMAKLCKEVLDVTIEKPFQRLTYAEAMNRYGSDKPDLRFGMELVDIGDIAENCGFQVFNSVVKKGGQVKGINVKGCAHYSRKDVDELMKFAARYGAKGLAWMAFKDDEIKGPIAKFFTEEEVAIIKERMQVENNDLLLFVADKPKVVADSLGALRSKFGKELGLIDESKFAFAWVVDFPLVEWDEDAKRYVALHHPFTRPRPEDVHLFDTDPGQIRAQAYDMVLNGFEIGGGSMRIYKRDVQEKMFKALGLSQEEAQEKFGYLLDAFEYGTPPHGGIAFGLDRIIMILAGRSSLRDTIAFPKTASARDVMSNAPSLVDDKQLEELSIRVVMPKKSDEK
- a CDS encoding AAA family ATPase gives rise to the protein MDLFSYVDEEERERGQSRHQPLADRMRPRTLDEFVGQTHILGEGKLLRRAIEADQISSLIFHGPPGTGKTTLARIIARTTKTHFTDINAVTAGVADIRRVVDEAKQYREMYGQGTTLFVDEIHRFNKSQQDALLPYVEDGTIRLIGATTENPFFEVNAALLSRSQLFQLQALSMEELSGVIDRALSDKERGYGELPVTMEDAARNHLIRYAEGDSRRLLNALELAVATTPRSKDGEVRITLDVAVDSIQRRAVRYDKTGDNHYDTISAYIKSIRGSDPDAALYWLARMIDAGEDPRFIARRLVIAASEDIGNGDPRALQVAVAAFQALELVGMPEGRIPLAHATTYLASAPKSNAAYMGINQALRYVRQHGHGAVPLHLRDMHYKGAEKLGHGEGYLYPHDYPNAYVEQLYLPQEVKETFYKPKEIGYERHMKEYLQKVRKEK
- a CDS encoding tRNA threonylcarbamoyladenosine dehydratase — protein: MLHQFSRTELAVGREGIELFKNSTVAVLGVGGVGSFTVESLARTGVGKLILIDKDDVDITNCNRQLPATLETVGQQKVEIMKQRIATINPECEVVTLKMFYNEETYEQLFEHKLDYVADAMDTISAKLHLILQCRERGIPLISSMGAANKLDPTRFQVADLFDTSYDPIAKVLRRELRKKGIKKGIKVVYSTEAPILAREEVLQDVVQNPDSPIRKATRPPASVAFVPSVAGLIMTSVIVRDLLEKAGIEVLRDD